GAAATCACAAAAACGCCAACTTAAACTTGAATTCTGTATGGAACGTAAAGGGTTTGATAAACTTCATAGACAAATTAAACGCCAGTTTCAAGCTACACAGGTGAAGGAATTGCAGAAAAAACTTGAACAGCCAAATTCTAGGGATTTCTGGCGAGATATTGGAAAAATTGGAATTGTAAATGAACGGATCGCGCCAATACCACTAAAAGTCAAGGATCCCGACGGAAACACCGTAAATGATACAAATGCTGTTCTGGAACGCTGGCGATTTGATTACGAAAGCCTTTACGCGACGGACAGCGAGGACAGTACTTCATATAATGAGGAACACTTCCGAACGGTGAAAGAGCGTATCGCTAATGATACTGTTCCGATAAAGCATGATTTTAATATATCTGAGCTTAACGCGCCAATTCAACGCCAAGAGATTATGGACGCTATATGTCGTGCTAAGATCGGTAAAGCTGCGGGAATCGACAGTATACCGGCGGAAGCATTGAAAAATGATACGTGTGTTGACATAATGTTTTCTCTGATTAGTCATTGTTTTACCCACGGAGTTGTGCCGGATAAATGGAAACAGGGAATTATTAACCCGATTGTGAAGCCGAACAGTACGGAGCCAGGAAACCCACTTACATATCGTGGTATTACATTGTTATCCGTTCCATGCAA
This DNA window, taken from Pecten maximus chromosome 3, xPecMax1.1, whole genome shotgun sequence, encodes the following:
- the LOC117324610 gene encoding uncharacterized protein LOC117324610 encodes the protein MDSAGMGVKNQTKVHANNKSLYKPYWNNELQVRWNSVCEKERRWLKCVDNQKSQKRQLKLEFCMERKGFDKLHRQIKRQFQATQVKELQKKLEQPNSRDFWRDIGKIGIVNERIAPIPLKVKDPDGNTVNDTNAVLERWRFDYESLYATDSEDSTSYNEEHFRTVKERIANDTVPIKHDFNISELNAPIQRQEIMDAICRAKIGKAAGIDSIPAEALKNDTCVDIMFSLISHCFTHGVVPDKWKQGIINPIVKPNSTEPGNPLTYRGITLLSVPCKVYCDILNRRLSSWLEKHNILHDAQNGFRKDRSCQDHVYSLYSVVKNRINAKKSTYSCFIDLRKAFDTVDRECLWNRHRRR